A region from the Kiritimatiellia bacterium genome encodes:
- a CDS encoding VWA domain-containing protein has product MMKWGAPELLFLLGLLLPAAWLVFFLLRRRERRLARLVESAQWALLAPDRNPRRVRTRHLAWLGAMGLLLAALARPQWGTRWEEVRRRGLDVLVVLDTSRSMLAEDIKPNRLQQAQWGIRDLLRRLRGDRAGLVAFAGSSFLQCPLTIDYPAFLMTLDDVYVGLIPRGGTAIAQALRTAMDSFEEDSGSDRAIVLITDGEDHEGDPLALLPELKKKNIRVFAVGVGTLEGDLIPARDGGGQSVFLKDRENRVVKSSLNEDLLARLAVATGGMYVRSTPEDFGLDRIYEKGLSELRRDEHEGRMVRMHEDRFPWALGGAFILLACEGLLRERPRRRKEALS; this is encoded by the coding sequence GTGATGAAATGGGGCGCGCCAGAGCTGCTGTTCCTGCTGGGCCTCCTCCTGCCCGCGGCGTGGCTGGTGTTTTTCCTGCTCCGCCGCCGTGAGCGGCGGCTGGCCCGGCTGGTCGAAAGCGCCCAGTGGGCCCTGCTCGCGCCGGACCGGAATCCCCGCCGCGTGCGGACCCGGCACCTGGCCTGGCTGGGCGCCATGGGCCTGCTGCTCGCGGCGCTCGCGCGGCCCCAGTGGGGCACCCGCTGGGAGGAGGTCCGGCGGCGCGGGCTGGACGTGCTCGTGGTCCTGGACACCTCCCGCAGCATGCTGGCCGAGGACATCAAGCCCAACCGCCTGCAGCAGGCCCAGTGGGGCATCCGCGACCTGCTCCGCCGATTGCGGGGCGACCGCGCGGGCCTGGTCGCCTTTGCCGGCAGCAGCTTCCTGCAATGCCCGCTGACGATCGATTACCCCGCCTTCCTGATGACGCTGGACGACGTGTACGTCGGGCTCATCCCGCGGGGGGGCACGGCCATCGCCCAGGCCCTGCGCACCGCGATGGACAGCTTCGAGGAGGACTCCGGCTCCGACCGCGCCATCGTCCTCATCACGGACGGCGAGGATCACGAGGGCGATCCCCTCGCGCTGCTCCCGGAACTCAAGAAAAAGAACATCCGCGTCTTCGCGGTGGGCGTGGGCACGCTGGAAGGCGACTTGATCCCCGCGCGGGACGGCGGCGGGCAGTCCGTGTTTCTCAAGGACCGAGAGAACCGCGTGGTGAAATCCAGCCTGAACGAGGACCTCCTGGCACGCCTCGCGGTCGCGACCGGGGGCATGTACGTGCGTTCGACGCCCGAGGATTTCGGGCTGGACCGGATTTACGAAAAGGGGCTCTCGGAACTGCGGCGCGACGAACACGAGGGCCGGATGGTCCGCATGCACGAGGACCGGTTCCCGTGGGCGCTCGGCGGGGCGTTCATCCTGCTGGCGTGCGAAGGCCTGCTGCGGGAGCGGCCCCGGCGGCGCAAGGAGGCCCTCTCATGA
- a CDS encoding BatD family protein encodes MTGRRTMAGIRLGAALLGAAAAFPALAATVDMDLQPRAVSVGESAICSVTVRGLDNPPPPSLSAVPGLQISPVGTERSWTMGPGGQDSSVSFRFRVLPLQAGTFAIGPIAYEAEGQRIDIPAVELEAVDAGAAPAPGGDSSQIADLLFATISAQPTNVYIQQVFDVVLSIYSRNINLGRDVELGNLPASGLSLPPFQEMGSTREVVHNQIYEVRRFRCKAQALTAGAFTLAPNIRVQVVVPRDRRRMSAFDDFFNDPFGNPFMGRYQTQAVDLRAAPVDLQVLPLPPADGVAGFAGAVGRFAFDVQVRPTEVTAGEPVTLAMQIGGVGNIENVSPPAIAAGPDFRLYEPRQVSRDIDGARAGGRVLYEQVVIPRSVTNARLPALSFSYFDPEVGRYETVTRGPFDLVVHPATNGGGRVIQAASDAPEGRTMILGSDIVYLKPPPARWPRPPTAPARALFWGIQTLPALALAGLFLAVRRREQMSRDVARARRLRAPRSARPALRRAEQALARDQRRECVDALQEALAAYLGNRLNLPAGAVTPDVIMERLEKSKLPAEWMARTRDLLAFCDQERYGQGTARPEDDRALLAGQLDTLRGILKACERVPL; translated from the coding sequence ATGACAGGCCGAAGGACCATGGCGGGAATACGGCTCGGCGCCGCGCTGCTCGGCGCGGCGGCCGCCTTCCCGGCCCTCGCGGCCACGGTGGACATGGACCTCCAGCCCCGGGCCGTCTCCGTCGGCGAATCCGCCATCTGCAGCGTGACCGTCCGCGGCCTGGACAATCCCCCGCCCCCGTCGCTGTCCGCCGTCCCGGGCCTGCAGATCAGCCCGGTCGGCACCGAGCGAAGCTGGACCATGGGCCCCGGCGGCCAGGACAGTTCCGTGAGCTTCCGATTCCGCGTGTTGCCGTTGCAGGCCGGCACGTTCGCTATCGGACCGATCGCCTACGAGGCCGAGGGGCAGCGCATCGATATCCCCGCCGTCGAACTCGAGGCCGTGGACGCGGGCGCCGCGCCCGCGCCGGGCGGGGATTCGTCGCAGATCGCCGACCTGCTCTTCGCGACGATCTCTGCGCAGCCGACCAACGTCTATATCCAGCAGGTTTTCGACGTGGTGCTGTCCATCTACTCGCGCAACATCAACCTCGGGCGCGACGTCGAACTCGGCAACCTGCCCGCCTCCGGCTTGAGCCTGCCGCCTTTCCAGGAAATGGGTTCGACCCGCGAGGTGGTCCACAACCAGATCTACGAGGTGCGCCGGTTCCGCTGCAAGGCCCAGGCCCTGACGGCGGGCGCGTTCACGCTGGCGCCCAACATCCGGGTGCAGGTCGTCGTGCCGCGCGACCGCCGCCGGATGTCGGCCTTCGACGACTTCTTCAACGACCCGTTCGGCAATCCGTTCATGGGACGCTACCAGACCCAGGCCGTCGACCTGCGGGCGGCGCCCGTCGACTTGCAGGTTCTCCCCCTGCCGCCGGCGGACGGCGTGGCCGGGTTCGCGGGGGCCGTGGGACGCTTCGCGTTCGACGTGCAGGTCCGGCCGACCGAGGTCACCGCCGGAGAGCCCGTCACGCTCGCCATGCAGATCGGCGGCGTGGGCAACATAGAGAACGTCTCGCCGCCCGCGATCGCGGCGGGGCCGGATTTCCGACTGTACGAGCCGCGCCAGGTTTCGCGGGACATCGACGGGGCGCGGGCCGGCGGGCGGGTGCTCTACGAACAGGTCGTCATCCCCCGCTCCGTCACCAATGCCCGGCTCCCGGCGCTGTCGTTTTCGTACTTCGACCCGGAGGTGGGCCGTTACGAAACCGTCACGCGGGGGCCGTTCGACCTGGTCGTTCATCCCGCGACCAACGGCGGCGGGCGCGTCATCCAAGCCGCGTCCGACGCTCCCGAGGGGCGCACGATGATCCTCGGCAGCGACATTGTGTACCTCAAGCCTCCGCCCGCGCGCTGGCCCCGCCCGCCCACGGCCCCCGCCCGCGCGCTGTTCTGGGGAATCCAGACGCTGCCCGCCCTGGCGCTCGCCGGGCTCTTTCTCGCCGTGCGGCGGCGGGAGCAGATGAGCCGGGACGTCGCGCGGGCACGCCGGCTCCGCGCGCCGCGCAGCGCGCGGCCGGCGCTGCGCCGTGCCGAGCAGGCCCTGGCCCGCGACCAGCGGCGCGAGTGCGTGGACGCGCTGCAGGAAGCGCTCGCAGCGTACCTCGGGAACCGGCTCAACCTGCCGGCCGGCGCCGTGACGCCGGACGTGATCATGGAGCGGCTTGAGAAATCCAAACTGCCGGCGGAGTGGATGGCGCGGACGCGGGATCTGCTGGCCT